In Rhizobium sp. ZPR4, a genomic segment contains:
- the sseA gene encoding 3-mercaptopyruvate sulfurtransferase yields MAADKSRFVVSADWLQGELGAKDLRILDASFYLPAQKRDADAEYASGHIPGAIRFDQDKISDHSTSLPHMVPSPEFFAAEVGKLGISETDRIVIYDGPGLFASPRVWWLFHIVMGAPNVFVLDGGLDGWKAEGRPLETALPAFAPATFKPSFNGSRVVSLDEMRGIVDSRALQIADARSGGRFAATEPEPREGMRSGHMPGARSLPSGVFAVNGKFKSLPELRETIEKAGIDLDKPVVTTCGSGITAAIITLALESLGHGNNKLYDGSWSEWGSRADTPIVTGQA; encoded by the coding sequence ATGGCAGCGGACAAGAGCCGTTTCGTCGTATCCGCCGACTGGCTGCAAGGCGAGCTGGGCGCCAAGGACCTGCGCATCCTCGACGCATCCTTCTATCTGCCGGCGCAGAAGCGCGATGCCGATGCAGAATATGCCAGCGGCCATATTCCGGGCGCGATCCGCTTCGATCAGGACAAGATATCAGATCACTCGACCAGCCTGCCGCATATGGTCCCCTCGCCCGAATTCTTCGCGGCCGAGGTCGGCAAGCTCGGCATCAGCGAGACCGATCGCATCGTCATCTATGACGGCCCGGGCCTGTTCGCCTCGCCGCGCGTCTGGTGGCTGTTCCATATCGTCATGGGCGCGCCGAACGTCTTCGTGCTCGACGGTGGTCTGGATGGCTGGAAGGCCGAAGGGCGGCCGCTGGAGACGGCGCTGCCTGCCTTTGCGCCCGCAACCTTCAAGCCCAGCTTCAACGGCAGCCGCGTCGTTTCGCTCGACGAGATGCGCGGTATCGTCGACAGCCGTGCCCTGCAGATTGCCGATGCCCGCAGCGGCGGTCGTTTCGCAGCGACAGAGCCGGAACCGCGCGAAGGTATGCGCTCCGGCCACATGCCGGGAGCCAGAAGCCTGCCATCAGGCGTCTTCGCCGTGAACGGCAAGTTCAAATCGCTGCCGGAACTGCGCGAAACGATCGAGAAGGCCGGCATCGATCTCGACAAGCCCGTGGTGACGACCTGCGGGTCCGGCATTACCGCCGCCATCATCACGCTGGCGCTCGAATCCCTCGGCCATGGCAATAACAAGCTCTATGACGGCTCCTGGTCGGAATGGGGCAGCCGGGCGGATACGCCTATCGTCACCGGTCAAGCTTGA
- a CDS encoding alanyl-tRNA editing protein translates to MTVNALYRDDFYLSTAEAVVTAIHEDGGIELDQTCFYATSGGQPGDTGFLERGDGSRIALGQTKHGPIKDIIIHVPLEGEPLPIVGEKLVLHIDWARRYRLMRMHTACHLLSVVCPFPITGAAVGEDESRVDFDMSETIDKDEVTARMMALVNENHPVFLRWITDEELVANPGIVKSKNVRPPMGLGRVSLVCIGEDSAIDSQPCGGTHVSETQEVGAIHIAKIEKKGKENRRFRIRFGAPTDEN, encoded by the coding sequence ATGACCGTCAATGCCCTCTATCGTGATGATTTCTATCTCTCGACGGCCGAAGCGGTCGTCACCGCAATTCACGAAGACGGGGGCATAGAACTCGACCAGACCTGCTTCTACGCCACCTCAGGCGGCCAGCCAGGCGACACGGGTTTCCTGGAGCGCGGTGACGGCTCCAGGATTGCACTCGGCCAGACCAAGCATGGTCCGATCAAGGATATCATCATCCATGTGCCGCTCGAGGGTGAACCACTGCCCATCGTCGGCGAGAAGCTGGTGCTTCATATCGACTGGGCGCGGCGCTACAGACTGATGCGCATGCATACCGCTTGCCATCTGCTCTCGGTGGTCTGCCCCTTTCCGATCACGGGTGCGGCAGTCGGCGAGGATGAAAGCCGCGTCGATTTCGACATGAGCGAAACCATCGACAAGGACGAGGTGACGGCGAGGATGATGGCGCTCGTCAACGAGAACCATCCCGTTTTCCTCCGCTGGATCACCGACGAGGAGCTGGTTGCCAATCCCGGCATCGTCAAATCCAAGAATGTACGCCCGCCGATGGGCCTCGGCCGTGTCAGCCTAGTCTGTATCGGCGAGGATTCGGCCATCGACAGCCAGCCCTGTGGCGGCACGCATGTGTCGGAGACGCAGGAAGTCGGCGCGATCCACATCGCCAAGATCGAGAAGAAGGGCAAGGAAAACCGCCGCTTCCGCATTCGTTTCGGCGCACCGACCGACGAGAATTGA
- a CDS encoding cysteine synthase A, whose product MTVHPSVLEAIGNTPLIKLKGASEATGSTILGKAEFLNPGQSVKDRAALYIIRDAEKKGLLRPGGVIVEGTAGNTGIGLTLVAKALGYRTVIVIPETQSQEKKDALKLLGAELVEVPAVPYKNPNNYVKVSGRLAEQLAKTEPNGAIWANQFDNVANRQAHIETTAKEIWADTNGKIDGFICSVGSGGTLAGVAMGLHAFNKDIKIGIADPEGAALYEFYRNGELKSSGSSITEGIGQGRITANLEGFTPDFAYQITDAEALPYVFDLVEHEGLCLGGSTAINIAGAVRLARDLGPGHTIVTILCDYGNRYQSKLFNPDFLKSKGLPLPAYLEKRADIAVPYEATA is encoded by the coding sequence ATGACCGTCCATCCCTCCGTCCTCGAAGCAATTGGCAATACGCCGTTGATCAAGCTCAAGGGCGCCTCCGAGGCGACGGGCTCGACCATTCTTGGCAAGGCCGAGTTTTTGAATCCGGGCCAATCGGTCAAGGATCGCGCCGCGCTCTACATCATCCGCGATGCCGAGAAGAAGGGACTGCTGAGACCTGGCGGCGTCATCGTCGAAGGAACGGCCGGCAATACCGGCATCGGTCTGACGCTGGTTGCCAAGGCGCTCGGCTATCGCACCGTCATCGTCATTCCGGAGACCCAGAGCCAGGAAAAGAAGGACGCGCTGAAGCTGCTCGGTGCCGAACTGGTGGAAGTTCCGGCCGTCCCTTACAAGAACCCGAACAACTATGTGAAGGTATCGGGTCGGCTTGCCGAACAGCTGGCCAAGACCGAGCCGAACGGCGCGATCTGGGCGAACCAGTTCGACAACGTCGCCAACCGTCAGGCCCATATCGAAACGACAGCCAAGGAAATCTGGGCCGATACCAATGGCAAGATTGACGGTTTCATCTGCTCGGTCGGCTCCGGCGGCACGCTGGCGGGCGTTGCCATGGGCCTGCATGCCTTCAACAAGGATATCAAGATCGGCATTGCCGATCCGGAAGGCGCCGCCCTCTATGAATTCTACAGGAACGGCGAGCTCAAATCCTCCGGCTCCTCAATCACCGAGGGCATCGGTCAGGGCCGCATCACGGCCAATCTGGAAGGCTTCACGCCCGATTTCGCCTATCAGATCACCGATGCCGAAGCACTTCCCTACGTCTTCGACCTCGTCGAGCATGAGGGCTTGTGCCTGGGTGGTTCCACAGCCATCAACATCGCCGGCGCGGTTCGCCTGGCTCGGGATCTCGGTCCCGGACATACGATCGTGACCATCCTGTGCGATTACGGCAATCGCTATCAGTCCAAGCTCTTCAATCCCGACTTCCTGAAGTCGAAGGGCCTGCCGCTGCCGGCCTATTTGGAAAAGCGGGCGGATATTGCCGTCCCATACGAAGCAACAGCGTGA
- a CDS encoding SDR family NAD(P)-dependent oxidoreductase, protein MSPFIARPEHGVVWITGASSGIGRALALKLAEEGYKVAVTARSHDKLLALQAEASALAGNIVVLDGDVADTEDMEHTVAAIEYQHGPIALAVLNAGIYLPARGEDLNHEVFERSFAVNLHGVVNCLVPAVRHMRARGYGQVALVSSVAGYGGLPGGAAYGASKAALINMAESLNFELDRMGIHIQLVTPGYVDTPLTAQNKFDMPDIVSAQQAADAIAAGLKSPSFDISFPKGLVYRAKLLKFLPYSLYFKVLKYFLGSGNKRRSVGPRITAHPAE, encoded by the coding sequence ATGAGCCCGTTCATCGCACGTCCTGAACACGGAGTCGTCTGGATTACCGGCGCGAGTTCCGGGATTGGCCGCGCGCTCGCGCTGAAGCTGGCCGAAGAAGGATACAAGGTCGCCGTTACGGCACGCAGCCACGACAAGCTTCTGGCGCTGCAGGCAGAGGCCAGCGCGCTTGCCGGCAACATCGTCGTACTCGATGGCGATGTGGCCGATACCGAGGATATGGAGCATACGGTTGCCGCAATCGAATATCAGCACGGCCCTATCGCTCTGGCGGTTCTGAACGCCGGCATCTATTTGCCGGCACGGGGCGAGGATCTCAATCACGAAGTGTTCGAGCGCAGTTTTGCCGTCAATCTTCATGGTGTTGTCAATTGTCTCGTTCCGGCGGTGCGGCATATGCGGGCGAGGGGATATGGTCAGGTTGCCCTCGTATCCTCCGTGGCCGGTTATGGCGGTTTGCCCGGCGGCGCGGCCTACGGCGCTAGCAAGGCTGCGCTGATCAACATGGCCGAAAGCCTGAATTTCGAGCTCGACCGCATGGGCATTCACATCCAGCTCGTCACCCCCGGCTATGTCGACACGCCGTTGACGGCGCAGAACAAGTTCGACATGCCTGATATCGTGTCGGCACAGCAGGCGGCGGATGCGATCGCTGCCGGATTGAAATCTCCATCTTTCGACATCAGCTTCCCGAAGGGCCTGGTCTATCGGGCGAAGCTGTTGAAATTTCTGCCCTACAGCCTCTATTTCAAGGTGCTCAAATACTTTCTCGGGAGCGGCAATAAGCGCCGGTCGGTCGGGCCGCGTATAACCGCACATCCGGCCGAATAG
- a CDS encoding deoxyribodipyrimidine photo-lyase, producing MTTSKTEPNPILLWFRKDLRLDDNHALQAAATSGRPIIPIYVREPEGDGNGPLGGAQEWWLHHSLAALQKALGALNSRLILRQGDALAVLEKLIAETGAGAIAWNRRYDPAGIAVDMQIKKVLRDNGIEAKSFAGQLLHEPTRLRTGTGNHYKTYTPFWRAFEHSGEPPFPVEAPEKLLAPSHWPKSDTLDAWSLLPTKPNWASEFPNMWKPGEAAALERLEDFIDYAINDYAVDRDFPNKPATSLLSPHLALGEISPARIWHATRGLAGKIPTDDTIRFRKELVWREFCYHQLFHFPKLRTANWNDRYDDFPWLSDTRLLISWQRGQTGYPIVDAGMRQLWRHGWMHNRVRMITASFLIKDLLIDWREGEAWFRDTLVDADPAANTANWQWVAGSGADASPFFRIFNPVLQGEKFDPDGGYVRTFVPELSKLDSKYIHRPFDSPDDVLMRAGIELGKHYPRPIVDHVMARQRALAAHASLKDDG from the coding sequence ATGACGACATCGAAGACAGAGCCCAATCCCATCCTGCTGTGGTTTCGCAAGGACCTGCGCCTCGACGACAATCACGCCCTGCAAGCTGCCGCAACATCGGGCCGTCCGATCATTCCGATCTATGTTCGCGAGCCGGAAGGGGATGGTAACGGGCCGCTGGGCGGCGCGCAAGAATGGTGGTTGCATCATTCGCTGGCTGCGTTGCAAAAGGCTCTCGGCGCACTGAACAGCAGGCTCATCCTTCGACAAGGCGATGCGCTGGCCGTGCTCGAAAAACTTATTGCGGAGACTGGCGCCGGGGCCATCGCCTGGAACCGGCGCTACGATCCGGCCGGCATAGCGGTGGACATGCAGATCAAGAAGGTACTGCGGGACAACGGCATCGAAGCCAAAAGCTTTGCCGGCCAGCTGCTGCATGAGCCGACACGCTTGCGCACCGGCACCGGCAACCACTACAAGACCTACACGCCGTTCTGGCGCGCATTCGAGCATTCCGGCGAACCGCCGTTTCCAGTCGAGGCGCCCGAAAAGCTTCTCGCCCCCAGCCATTGGCCGAAATCGGATACGCTCGATGCCTGGTCGCTACTACCCACAAAGCCGAACTGGGCATCCGAGTTTCCGAATATGTGGAAGCCGGGCGAAGCTGCAGCTCTTGAGAGGCTGGAGGACTTCATCGACTATGCGATCAACGACTATGCGGTCGATCGCGATTTTCCAAACAAGCCGGCAACCTCCCTGCTCTCGCCGCATCTGGCGCTTGGAGAAATTTCACCTGCCCGCATCTGGCATGCGACGCGCGGACTGGCCGGCAAGATCCCGACGGACGATACCATTCGCTTCCGCAAGGAGCTTGTCTGGCGTGAATTCTGCTACCATCAGCTCTTCCATTTCCCGAAGCTCAGAACGGCCAATTGGAACGACCGTTACGACGATTTTCCGTGGCTTTCCGATACCAGGCTGCTGATAAGCTGGCAGCGCGGGCAAACCGGCTATCCGATCGTCGATGCCGGCATGCGGCAGCTTTGGCGCCATGGCTGGATGCACAATCGCGTCCGCATGATCACCGCCTCCTTCCTGATCAAGGATCTGCTGATCGACTGGCGCGAAGGCGAAGCCTGGTTTCGCGATACGCTCGTCGATGCCGATCCGGCCGCCAATACGGCAAACTGGCAGTGGGTTGCGGGCTCCGGCGCCGATGCCTCGCCCTTCTTCCGCATCTTCAATCCGGTGCTGCAAGGCGAGAAATTCGATCCGGATGGCGGCTATGTCAGGACCTTCGTGCCGGAGCTCTCCAAGCTCGACAGCAAATATATCCATCGGCCGTTCGACTCACCCGATGACGTGCTCATGCGCGCTGGCATAGAGCTCGGCAAGCACTATCCACGGCCAATCGTCGATCATGTCATGGCGCGGCAGCGCGCGCTCGCTGCGCACGCATCGCTTAAAGATGATGGATAG
- a CDS encoding sn-glycerol-3-phosphate import ATP-binding protein UgpC encodes MAEIRIEQVRKAYGRNPVVHGVDLNFRSGEFVVILGPSGCGKSTLLRMIAGLEDITSGEIIIDGKVVNQLEPRERGCAMVFQNYALYPHMDVAANMGYALKVAGVPREERDRRIKETAKIVGLEDFLARKPAELSGGQRQRVAMGRAIIREPKVFLFDEPLSNLDAKLRVQMRVEIRRLHKRLSATSVFVTHDQVEAMTLADKLVVMYKGNVEQVGTPLEVYNTPRTRFVGSFIGSPAMNFLEGTFAANGEQFIFDGIPIAIDANIGKRHAGQPVALGIRPEHARLVPAGTPGAIPATVDFVEELGAGRVIHCDINGSSFAVAVADHTTGQTGQSVALELPQQHTHLFAQDTGLRLDAVASVTPLKVLAS; translated from the coding sequence ATGGCGGAAATCCGCATCGAACAAGTTCGCAAGGCCTATGGACGAAATCCAGTCGTTCATGGCGTCGACCTGAATTTCCGCTCAGGCGAATTTGTCGTGATCCTTGGACCTTCAGGCTGTGGCAAGTCCACGCTATTGCGCATGATTGCCGGCCTTGAGGACATCACCTCGGGTGAGATCATCATCGATGGCAAGGTGGTCAACCAGCTCGAGCCGCGCGAGCGTGGCTGTGCTATGGTTTTCCAGAACTATGCGCTCTATCCGCACATGGATGTTGCCGCCAACATGGGCTACGCGCTGAAGGTCGCCGGCGTGCCGCGCGAGGAGCGCGATCGCCGCATCAAGGAAACCGCCAAGATCGTCGGCCTTGAAGATTTCCTCGCCCGCAAGCCGGCCGAGCTTTCCGGCGGCCAGCGCCAGCGCGTCGCCATGGGCCGCGCCATCATCCGCGAGCCGAAGGTCTTCCTGTTCGACGAGCCGCTCTCCAACCTCGATGCCAAGCTGCGCGTGCAGATGCGCGTCGAAATCCGCCGCCTGCACAAGCGCCTATCGGCCACCTCGGTCTTCGTGACCCACGATCAGGTCGAGGCCATGACTCTCGCCGACAAGCTTGTCGTCATGTACAAGGGCAATGTCGAGCAGGTCGGCACGCCGCTCGAGGTCTACAACACGCCGCGCACCCGCTTCGTCGGCTCCTTCATCGGCTCGCCGGCCATGAACTTCCTGGAAGGCACTTTTGCTGCCAATGGCGAGCAATTCATCTTCGACGGCATTCCGATTGCCATCGACGCCAATATCGGCAAGCGCCATGCCGGCCAGCCCGTTGCTCTCGGCATCCGTCCGGAACATGCACGTCTCGTTCCTGCCGGCACGCCGGGCGCAATCCCGGCAACGGTCGATTTTGTCGAAGAACTCGGTGCCGGCCGCGTCATCCATTGCGACATCAACGGCTCGAGCTTCGCAGTCGCGGTCGCCGACCACACGACCGGCCAGACCGGCCAATCTGTTGCGCTTGAGCTGCCGCAGCAGCACACGCATCTCTTTGCCCAGGATACCGGGCTGCGGCTCGACGCCGTCGCCTCCGTCACACCGCTCAAGGTGCTGGCGAGCTGA
- a CDS encoding tannase/feruloyl esterase family alpha/beta hydrolase encodes MKLWHLTIANAVFLLSAGIGAAQDMPTPEEAHCIALRGMLISPEKIAEPARRGVVYSADLVKGDQSAGGGFCKVLGGIEPIDPKAPNINFQINLPLTWNDKIIQYGGGGYDGTLIEAVKNVSFGSDAVKTPLQRGYVTFGSDSGHQSPSVLDGKFLLNDEALANFGGLQIKKTHDVTMAVVEGYYGRKPRKSYIQGNSQGGHESLIAIQRWPADYDGAIVTHPANPFSALQLSGNYLAKAFYKSGAYLSPAKVELLNTAVAKACDKLDGVEDGLISNTAACDATFKVEDLRCASGKDEGNACLSDAQIAVLKTINTPYKSPVRLEGGVDGFARWPIFQGGDLYGLWSFGSSPDLTTPPTPFANFGLAVLADPMIRYAVVRDPKFDSITFDPTKYAKRVAQVSKLIDANSADLSAFEKRGGKMLLMHGTIDFAISPYNTVSYYERVVKTMGADNVHSFMRFYLVPGFGHGSGKFIAAWDPLTALENWAENGKAPENLIVSDAGKDGAGRTRPMCEYPSYPKYKSGATDPSKAGNFECAK; translated from the coding sequence ATGAAACTGTGGCATTTGACGATAGCAAATGCAGTGTTTTTGCTGAGCGCGGGCATCGGTGCTGCTCAAGACATGCCGACGCCGGAAGAAGCGCACTGCATAGCTCTGCGCGGAATGTTGATCTCGCCCGAAAAGATCGCCGAGCCGGCCCGTCGCGGCGTCGTCTATTCCGCCGATCTCGTCAAAGGTGATCAGTCTGCCGGGGGCGGCTTCTGCAAGGTGCTCGGCGGCATCGAGCCAATCGACCCCAAGGCGCCCAATATCAATTTCCAAATCAACCTGCCGCTGACCTGGAACGACAAGATCATCCAGTACGGCGGCGGAGGCTATGACGGAACCCTGATCGAGGCGGTCAAGAACGTCTCCTTCGGATCGGACGCCGTCAAGACGCCACTGCAGCGCGGCTACGTGACCTTCGGCAGCGACAGCGGCCACCAGTCTCCTTCCGTGCTTGACGGTAAGTTCCTTCTGAACGACGAGGCGCTGGCCAATTTCGGTGGTCTCCAGATCAAGAAGACCCATGACGTCACCATGGCCGTGGTCGAAGGCTATTACGGCAGAAAGCCGCGGAAGAGCTATATTCAGGGCAATTCGCAAGGCGGGCATGAATCCCTGATCGCGATCCAGCGCTGGCCGGCCGACTATGACGGCGCCATCGTCACTCATCCCGCCAACCCTTTCTCGGCCCTGCAGCTTTCCGGCAATTATCTTGCAAAGGCTTTCTACAAGAGCGGCGCCTATCTGAGCCCTGCGAAAGTGGAGTTGCTCAACACGGCTGTCGCCAAGGCGTGCGACAAGCTCGACGGCGTCGAAGACGGTCTCATTTCGAATACGGCAGCGTGCGATGCGACCTTCAAGGTCGAGGACCTTCGTTGCGCAAGCGGCAAGGATGAGGGCAATGCCTGCCTTTCGGATGCGCAGATCGCCGTGCTGAAGACGATCAATACGCCTTACAAGTCTCCGGTCAGGCTGGAGGGTGGCGTCGATGGCTTCGCCCGCTGGCCGATTTTTCAGGGCGGCGATCTCTACGGTCTCTGGAGTTTCGGTTCATCGCCTGATCTGACGACACCGCCGACACCCTTCGCCAATTTCGGCCTGGCCGTCCTTGCCGATCCAATGATCCGTTATGCGGTCGTGCGGGATCCGAAATTCGACTCGATAACGTTCGATCCGACGAAATATGCCAAGCGGGTTGCGCAGGTTTCCAAGCTGATCGATGCAAACAGCGCAGACCTCTCCGCCTTCGAGAAACGCGGCGGCAAGATGTTGCTGATGCATGGCACCATCGATTTCGCGATCTCGCCCTACAATACGGTTTCCTATTATGAGCGCGTCGTCAAAACGATGGGGGCGGATAACGTCCACAGCTTCATGCGCTTCTACCTCGTGCCCGGATTCGGCCACGGCAGCGGCAAGTTCATCGCCGCCTGGGATCCGCTGACGGCGTTGGAGAACTGGGCTGAAAATGGGAAAGCACCGGAGAACCTAATCGTCAGCGATGCCGGCAAGGATGGCGCCGGTCGCACGCGGCCCATGTGCGAATATCCGTCCTATCCGAAGTACAAATCCGGCGCGACCGATCCGAGCAAGGCTGGGAATTTCGAATGCGCGAAATGA
- a CDS encoding ABC transporter permease subunit — MVERTPILNFFTHLILFIGFVVAVGPIIIVAIAASHNIADVNKVPMSLIPGSDFWVNMQTAWTTANLGPKLLNSLIFASGVAAGKVIISAITAFSLVYFRYPGRHFIFWLIFITLMLPLEVRIVPTYAVAANVLSPFQGILDITGITWLIEKLTGVEVALSFGLLNSSLGLILPLIATATGTFLYRQFFLTIPDELTEAARMDGAGALRFFIDILLPLSRTNMAALGTIMFLWAWNQYLWPLLVTTDPAHVTAVHELKSLIPNVGGLPEWHIAMAGTLVVMLPPLLVVVLMQRWFVRGLISTEK, encoded by the coding sequence ATGGTCGAGCGCACACCCATTCTCAATTTCTTCACCCACCTGATCCTGTTTATTGGCTTCGTAGTCGCAGTCGGACCGATCATCATCGTTGCCATCGCCGCGTCCCACAATATCGCCGACGTCAATAAGGTGCCCATGTCGCTGATCCCCGGCTCGGATTTCTGGGTCAACATGCAGACGGCCTGGACAACCGCCAATCTCGGCCCCAAGCTGCTGAACAGCCTGATCTTTGCCAGCGGCGTGGCGGCAGGAAAGGTGATCATTTCGGCGATAACGGCCTTTTCGCTGGTCTATTTCCGTTATCCCGGCCGTCACTTCATCTTCTGGCTGATTTTCATCACGCTGATGCTGCCGCTCGAAGTGCGTATCGTGCCGACCTATGCGGTCGCGGCAAACGTTCTGTCGCCCTTCCAGGGGATTCTCGACATTACCGGTATCACCTGGCTTATCGAAAAGCTTACGGGCGTCGAGGTCGCGCTGAGTTTCGGGCTGCTCAACTCCTCGCTCGGCTTGATCCTGCCATTGATCGCGACGGCGACAGGCACCTTCCTCTATCGTCAGTTCTTCCTGACGATCCCGGACGAGTTGACCGAGGCTGCCCGCATGGACGGCGCCGGAGCACTGCGCTTCTTCATCGATATCCTGCTGCCGCTGTCACGCACCAACATGGCCGCACTCGGCACCATCATGTTCCTATGGGCCTGGAACCAGTATCTGTGGCCACTGCTGGTCACGACCGATCCTGCGCACGTGACGGCCGTGCACGAGCTCAAGTCGCTCATCCCGAACGTCGGCGGCCTTCCGGAATGGCACATCGCCATGGCAGGCACGCTTGTCGTCATGCTGCCGCCGCTTCTCGTCGTCGTGCTGATGCAGCGCTGGTTCGTTCGCGGCCTCATCTCGACCGAGAAGTGA
- a CDS encoding ABC transporter permease subunit, producing MEKRITFNKWSVGILFAVPQLLLIFTFFYWPAGQAVFWSVTLQQPWGGGNIWVGLDNFKSIIANADYWNSVTISITFAAISTGISMMGGLILAALTDRQLRGSKLYRVVLIWPYGIAAPAAAMAFRFILAPEAGLIAVVNQWWPGIWDPGLDGNAAMACIIAAFSWKYIAYSFIFFLAAFQAIPRSLIEAAAMDGSSVLRRFWDVQFPLITPTIFFLLVINITESFQDSFGIVDIMTSGGPHNSTNLMVYKIYSDGFKGLDFSGAAAQSIILMLLIIVLTVFQFRFIEKRVHYR from the coding sequence ATGGAAAAGCGTATAACTTTCAACAAGTGGAGCGTCGGCATCCTGTTCGCAGTGCCGCAGCTGCTCCTTATCTTCACCTTTTTCTATTGGCCGGCCGGTCAGGCGGTCTTCTGGTCGGTGACGCTGCAGCAGCCCTGGGGCGGCGGCAATATCTGGGTCGGCCTCGATAATTTCAAATCCATTATTGCCAATGCGGACTACTGGAACTCGGTCACGATCAGCATCACCTTCGCAGCGATCAGCACCGGCATTTCCATGATGGGCGGGCTCATACTCGCAGCGCTGACCGATCGGCAGCTGCGCGGTTCGAAACTCTACCGCGTAGTCCTGATCTGGCCCTATGGCATCGCAGCTCCCGCGGCGGCGATGGCCTTCCGCTTCATTCTGGCGCCGGAAGCCGGCCTCATCGCCGTGGTCAATCAATGGTGGCCTGGAATCTGGGACCCGGGCCTCGACGGCAACGCCGCGATGGCTTGCATCATCGCCGCCTTCTCGTGGAAATATATCGCCTACAGCTTCATCTTCTTCCTGGCGGCTTTCCAGGCAATTCCTCGTTCGTTGATCGAAGCGGCCGCCATGGACGGCTCTAGCGTGCTCCGTCGCTTCTGGGACGTCCAGTTCCCGTTGATCACGCCAACCATCTTCTTCCTGCTCGTCATCAACATCACCGAGAGTTTTCAGGATTCCTTCGGCATCGTCGACATCATGACATCAGGCGGCCCGCACAACTCGACCAATCTCATGGTCTACAAGATCTATTCCGACGGCTTCAAAGGACTCGATTTTTCCGGCGCGGCAGCGCAGAGCATCATTCTGATGCTGCTGATCATCGTGCTCACCGTCTTCCAGTTCCGCTTCATCGAGAAGCGCGTACATTACCGTTGA